The stretch of DNA GTGACCGCAACCTCGCAGAGTTCGCCTCCGGTGACGTCCGCGTCATGGTCGCCACCGACGTCGCCGCCCGCGGCGTCCACGTCGACGACGTCGAGCTGGTCATCCATGTGGATCCGCCCACGGAGCACAAGGCCTACCTGCACCGCTCAGGCCGCACCGCCCGCGCAGGCTCGGACGGCACCGTCGTCACGCTGACCCTGCCCGAGCAGCAGTCCGACGTCAAGAAGCTTATGAAGGCTGCAGGCGTCGAGGTCAACTTCGAGCGCGTCACCGCGAGCTCACCGCTGGTGGCCGAACTGGTCGGCGAAATGGCCGACAAGATTGATCCGCGCACCCGCGCCGCACTGCTGGCCGCCAAGTCCAACCAGGGTGGTGGCACCTCCACCGGAGCCAACGCCGAGCGCAAGCGCGCCCGCCGCACCACCCAGGCGGCGCCCACCGCAGGCGGCCGGGGCGGACGTGGCGGACGCGGTCGCGTCGGAGCTGAGGCTCCCCGCACCGATCTTCCCCGTGCCGAGCGCCGCGCCGTGGCCTACGAAGGCCAGGCTGCAGCGCGCAACGCTGCAGAGCGGGTCATCGAGAAGAACGAGGACCGGATGGAAGCCGAGCGCGCCGAACGCCGCAACGCCCGCGGCCGCTCAACGTCCTACGGCACACACCGCAACGATGTACCCGCAGCGGGCGGCCGCGCAGCGGCTGGCCGTGGGTCCGACGGACGCGCCTCCGAAGGACGCGCCGATGCCCGCGGCGCTTCGGCCCCCCGCTCCGGCGCACCCCGCTCGGGTGCTCCCCGCTCGGGTGCTCCCCGCACGGGTGCTCCCCGCACGGGTGCTCCCCGCACGGGTGCAGCAGGCGGCGGCCAGCGCGGCGGGCGTCCGGCGACCGGCCAGCGTGCCGCCGCAGGGGCAAACTCTGCCGGAAGCAAAACCGGAGCAAACACCGCGGTCTGGTCGTCGAACACCGGCGGAACCTCGGGCGGATCGTATGCAGGTGGCGGCAACGGACGCTCCGGCGAAGGCCGTCCGGCCCGCAGCGGCGGCCCGCGCCGCGCTTCAGCCCCGGCGTCGAACGAACGCCGCAGCCGCTAAACCCGCCTAAATCACCATCGAGTGCTCCGTAACGGCCGTTTAGAAGGTTCATAACGGCAGTTCTGGAGCACTCGATGAGGTTTCCGGCCTTACCAGCCGCGGGCGCGCCACTCCTCGAGGTGCGGGCGCTCCGCACCCAGGGTGGTGGGCTTGCCGTGGCCCGGATGCACCACGGTGTCATCCGGGTAGACAGCAAACAGCCGCTCGGTCACGTCTGTGATCAGCTGGGCGAACCGCTCCGGGTCCTTCTGGGTGTTGCCGACGCCGCCCGGGAACAGCGAATCGCCGGAGAAGATGTGCGTGGGGCCTTCCGGGTCCTGGTACACCAGCGCGACCGATCCCGGAGTGTGCCCGCGCAGGTGCACTGCCGTCACCTTGAAGCCGTCGAAGCTCCGGATATCCCCGTGGCCCAGCAGGACATCCACCGGCACCGGCAGCTCCGGGGCGTCTTCCGTACCGGCCGCCGTCTTCGCGCCGGTGGCCTCCACTAGGCCCGGCAGCGCCCGGACATGGTCCCAGTGCTGGTGGGTGGTGGCAATCAGCGCCAGCTCCGGCGTCGCGGAGGTATCGGCGGCCGCGTCTGACAGCAGCCCCTGGATGGCGGGCAGATCGTCGGCCGCGTCGATCAGGAGCTGCGCGCCGGATTGCTTGGCGGTGAGCAGGTATACGTTGTTGTCCATCTCGCTGACCGAAATCCGGCGGATGGTGATGTCACGAAGTGAGTGAATGAGTGAGTCCATGGGGCTTAGTCTAGGTCGCCGTCCAGGCCGCCTTATTCGCGGCCCTCGGAGACCCAGCGGGGGTCCGCGGACCCGGAGCCGACGATGGCGTCCGCCGCGGCGTCGAGCTTCTGCAGTTGCGCGGCGGTGAAGGTGAGCGTCAGGGCGACCAGGTTTTCACCGATCCGATGCGCCTTGCGCGTGCCGGGGATGGGGACAACGGGCAGCCCCAGCTGCCTGCCCGGCGCAAGCAGCCAGGCAAGCGCCACCTGGGCCGGAGTTGCTTCCAGTTCGGCGGCTACCGCCTGGACGGCCGCGACCACACCCTGGTTGGACTCCGCGGCGTCCGCTCCTCGGCCGTCACCTCGGACAGGCCAAGATGCCGCACCTTGCCTTGCTGCACCAGCTCCGCCATGGCCCCCGCGGTTTCCACTATCGGAACGCGGAGGTCACGGCGGTGCAGGTAGTACAGGTCAATGGTGTCGGTGCCCAGCCGTTGCAGGCTGCGGTCCACGGCCTGCGACACGTAGCCCGCGTCGCCCCGGATGTCCGAATAGCCGGTTGGCGGTGTGCCCACCAGGCCAAACTTGGTGGCGAGCTGGACTTCGTCCCGGCGCTTCCTGAGCAGCCGGGCGATCAGCTCCTAGTTGCTGCCCCCGCCGTAGATGTCCGCCGTGTCGATGAAGCTGATGCCGGCATCCACCGCGTGGTGCAGGGTTCTCAGGGCCTCGGCCGGCTCCACCTCATGATGCACTCCGTTCGTTTTATCCCGGAACCCCCGGCCGCCTCCGCTATTCCAGCGCTCCTGCCCGGCACACCGGGTTTCCCCACCTTTGACGGCGGCAAAGCTGCGGACGACGGCATGTCGCCGGACCCGCCGTCGTCCCTCCTCCATGGTGGGAGCCTCAGCCGTCAGAAACGCGGTCGATGGAAACGACGGCCAGGAAACCACGGCCCAGGATTTCCGGCGTCGCGGTGTCGGAGCCGACGACGGCGTCATATCGGTTCAGTTCAACCGGTGCGGCGGACCCGCCGGCGGACCCGGGGCTGACCGCGGCCTGGCCCTGCAGCAGGATCCCCCACTGGCCGGCGAACACAGGGTGGGCGCGTTTCTTGGAGAGCTCGATAATGGACGTGTAACCCTTGAATGCGCCGTTCCGGGTGATGACATTCAGGTCCCGGATATCGCCGGTGGGCAGCGCCCCGGCCGAGTCCGCGTCGCCGGAGAACCGGAACGGGCGGTATTTCTCAAGCGGGTGCTCGGCGCGGTCGACGTTCAGCAGCAGCAGATCGCCGTCGATCACGGTCAGCACCCGCTCCATGCCGGGGAAGGCCGAGAAGCCGCCGGCCTTGGACACCTCGGCGATGCTCACCCGCCAATCCCAGCTGTCCCGCGGGGAAACTGCCTCAGGATGGCGGGCCAGTTCGCGGGTCACCCCGCCTCCATTTCGCCAGGGTTGGGCTTTCAGCTCGGCATAGCGGATGATCTCCATGGCCCCAGCCTAGCCGCCGGCTCCGGGCGCAACTCCGCACCCGCCGCGCAGTCTTGCTAACGTCAGAAGAAGAAACTGCTGCAGAAGGAGCCGGAATGTTCGTCAAGGTGTGCGGGCTCAGCACCCCCGAATCAGTGCGCATTGCGGTCGGGTCCGGGGCGGACGCCGTCGGTTTCGTGCTGACCGCTAGTCCCCGGGAAGTGACGCCCGCGCAGGTCCGGGAGCTCCTGGACCAGGTTCCGGCCGGGCTTCCCGCCGTGGGGGTCTTCCGGCATGAAACGGCCGTTGCCGCCGTCGCGGTGGCGCGTGAGGCAGGGCTGTCCTGGGTCCAGCTGCACGGAGGGCGTACCCCGGCGGATGTGCAGGCGGTGCACGACGCCGGCATGAAAGTCATCCGCGCCGTCACGATGTCGGCGCCTCCCGAAGCGTTCGGCAGCTGGGGCGAGGAGCTGCTGCTGATCGACGCCGCCGTGCCCGGTTCCGGAGAGGCCTGGGACTACGGTTCCGTCCGGGACAAACCGCTCAAGGGCCGGTCCTGGCTGCTAGCGGGAGGCCTGGACCCCCTCAACGTCGCCGAGGCGGCGGCGCAGGCCGGCGCCTGGGGCGTGGATGTCTCCTCCGGCGTCGAATCATCCCGCGGGGTCAAGGACCTGGCCAAGATCAGAGCCTTCGTGGCGGCAGCCAAATCCGCGTGAAGCATGCAAGCCCTCGGGCACTAGCCGGGGGCTGACTTCATCGTTAGCATGCTCTGTGGGGGAATGCCCCGATGACCAGGCGGGTCCGGCCCGCCAGCTGCTCGAAGGAGACCGTTGTGACTCTGCCCGAAGGTTTGACCCCTGGCGTCTGGACGCTGGACATGTCCCACAGCGAAGTCGGATTCAGTGTCCGCCATGCCGGGATCAGCAAGGTCCGCGGCCGGTTCAACGAGGCCACCGCCGAGGCACGGGTCCGGGATTCCCTCGCCGACGCCAGCCTGCACGCGACCATCAAGACCGCCAGCTTCGATTCCGGTGACGCCAACCGCGACGGCCACGTCCGCGGCCCCGACTTCTTCGACGTCGAGAAGTACCCCGATATGACCTTCCGGGCCACCGCAATCAGGGGCGACGGCGAGGACTACGTGCTGACGGGTGATCTCACCATCCGCGACACCACCAAGCCGGTGGACCTTGAGGTCGAATTCACCGGCGTTGCGGTGGACCCCTTCGGTGCCACCCGGGCAGGTTTCAGTGCGGAGGCAGAAATCAGCCGCAAGGAATTCGGCCTGACCTGGAACGCCGCCCTGGCAGCGGGCGGCCTGCTCGTCGGCGACAAGGTCAAGATCAACGTCGAAGCGGCCCTGGTCAAGCAGGAAGCTTAGCGGCCTCCCGGAATGGTGACTGTCCGGAGCCAAACTCTGGTCCTTGCCGGCTCGTGGAGGGGGAGAATGGGTCCATGAAGACACTCCTGAACCTCATTTGGCTGCTCTTCGGCGGTCTCTGGCTGGCGCTTGGATACTTCGTGGCGGGGGTGGTCTGCTGCCTGCTCGTTGTCACCATTCCATGGGGGCTCGCCTCGTTCCGCATCGCCTCCTACGCGCTCTGGCCCTTCGGCCGTACGGTGGTGGACCGGCCCGGCGGCACGGGCCTGTTCGCGCTGCTCGGAAACGTCATCTGGTTGCTCGTGGCGGGCATCTGGATCGCGATCGGACATATCGTCACGGCGTTCGCCATGGCGCTCACGGTTGTCGGCATCCCGCTGGCGATCGCCAACCTCAAGCTCATCCCGGTGTCCCTGATGCCGCTGGGCAAGCAGATAGTCCCAAGCAACTCGCCCTTTGTGACGGGTTACCGCAAGAGCTGAGGAAGATCAAGATGTCTGAAGAATCTGCGGCGGGCGATGACCTTATGCTGGTCATCGTCCGCGAGTTCAGGGCCCCCATCGCCGTGGTCTGGTCCGCGCTGACAGACCCGGACCAGGCCCCGGACTGGTGGGGGCCGCACGGTTTCCATGTTCCGCGCGAGAGCATCGACACGGACTTGGAGGTCGGCGGCCTCTACCGGGCCTGCATGATCAAGGACGACACCGGGGAAGAGCACTGGTGGAGCGGTGTCCACACCGACATTGAGCCGCCCGGGCTGTTGATGTTTACCCATGCCTGGGACAAGCCGGACGGGACCCGGGGCTTTGAGACGGAGGTGGCGTTCCGGCTGGAAGAGGTCGACGGCGGCAGCCTCATGACCTTCACCCAGGGGCCGTTCGAGTCCGTGGAAAGCCGCGACGCCCACGGGTCCGGCTGGCTCGAGTCGTTCGAGCGGCTGGCCAATCACCTCGGCGTCGACGCCTGAGCGCCCCGTTCACATGAGTTCGCCGCGCAGGTTCCGGCGGGCTGCCTCCAGCCACAGTTCGCGTCCGCGGCTCGTGTGGAAGAGCGGATCGAGCCGCAGGAGCTGGCGGACGACGGCGGCGCGCCCGGCGGCGAAGTCGTCGTCGCCGATGTGCGCAAAGTCTTCCCTGACCGCTGCCCGGTAGCGGGCATAAGCTTCGGGGGCGCCGCCCAGGACCGAGAGATCGGCGTCGCTGAGCAGGGCGCCGGCGTCGTCGTCGGGCCCGGGGCAGTGGTCGGCCGTCAGCCGCACCAGGCGGGCCACCTCGTCCACCTCGGCGTCGGGAAGCCCGGCCCGGGCGAGAGCGTCCTCGGCCAGCCGGGCCGATTCTTCCTCGTCCTCGCCTGCGATGCCGCGGTAGACGGCGTCATGGAACCAGGCCGCCAGCAGCACCGGGCGCGGCGGGGCGGCAGGATGCGTCAGCAGGTCCAGGGCTTCCAGGACCGCCAGCAGATGGGTCCGGCCGTGGTATCTCCGGTGCTCCTCGCCCCAGCGGTCCAGGAGATCGAGGAACAGTGCATCGTGGGCCGGCAGGGCGTCGTTCCAGCGGTTCAGGAGGGGCAGCTTCAGGGCTTTGCTGCGCTGGCGTGCGGGGATCCGCAGGCCGCTGGCGATCAGCTTGCGGACCAGGGTCCTGCCCTCCACGGGGACGGCCCCGGCCGCGACGAGTGCCCCGTAGCGGGCTTCGGCGACGTCGTAATGGTCGCCGTCGAACGCCCGTTCCGGAATACCGGCGGCTGCTGCGAAGTCGTGCAGCTCCTGGATCGAGGTGTCCGAGATCAGGTGCGAGAAGCGGGTTCCATGGGCAGGCCAAAGCGGCGGATCAACATAGATGGCCATGCAGGAAGTCTAATGCGGGGCGTGAGGGAGCGTCGGCAGGGGAGGCCAGTGTGGTGATCTTGTTTGCGAAGAAATTCTTCCCTATGAACCGCAGATGCGAGTTAGAGTTTCCCTATGCCCAATATCCGCGTTTCCGAAGCAGCCCGGTTCCTCGGCGTCAGTGATGACACCGTCCGGCGCTGGATCGAGAACGGGAGCCTGTCCGCGCTGAAGGACGGCGCCGGGCGGCTGGCCGTGGACGGGCTGGAGCTCGCGCGGCTGGCCCGGCAGCAGGCCCAGCTTCCGGACGACCCGGCCCAGGTCGGCAGCTCGGCCCGGAACCGCTTCGTCGGTCTGGTCACCGCCATCACGGCGGACACGGTGATGGCCCAGGTGGAACTGCAATGCGGGCCCTTCCGTGTGGTGTCGCTGATGAGCAGCGAGGCCGTGCGCGAGCTTGGGCTTGAGCTCGGATCTGTTGCCACCGCCGTCGTCAAGGCCACCACCGTCATCATCGAAACGTCCAAAGGCAAGAGCGTCCTATGAGATTTTCAGCCGCCCTCCTTCTCTCTGCCGTGTTGGCTGCCTGCCTCGGCGGATGTGCTTCGGGCACCCCCGCCGCCCCAGGCAGTTCCGCCCTAGGCAGTTCCACCCCCGCCGCAACAGGCGGCTCCGGGGCCCCTGGACTCTCCGGGAGCATCACGGTCTTCGCGGCGGCGTCCCTGAAGCCCACGTTCACCAGGCTGGCCAGCGATTTCGAGGCCAGGAACCCGGGAACCAAGGTCACGCTCAGCTTCGCCGGTTCCTCCGATCTGGTCACCCAGCTCACCCAGGGGGCCCCGGCAGACGTGTTCGCCTCAGCCGACACCAGGAACATGGCCAGGCTCTCGGACGCGTCGCTCGTCGAAGGATCGTCCCAAGACTTCGCCACAAACGTCCTGACCATCGCTGTGCCGCCGGCAAATCCCGCCTCGATCGGCTCGTTTGCGGACCTCGCCAGGCCGGGCGTGAAGGTCGTGACCTGCGCGAGCCAGGTACCCTGCGGCGCCGCGGCCCAGACGGTCCAGAAGGCAAGCGGCATCACCCTGAAGCCGGTCAGCGAGGAATCCTCGGTCACCGATGTCCTGGGCAAGGTCACCTCCGGTGAAGCCGACGCCGGACTCGTCTATGTCACTGACGTCAAGGCCGCCGGGGACAAGGTCAAGGGAATCCCGTTCCCCGAGTCGGCCCAGGCCGTCAACAGCTACCCGATCGCCGCGGTGCGGACCAGCAGGAACAAGGGTCTCGCCGCCGCCTTTATCGCCGCGGTGACTGGCAGCGAGGGCCGGAAAGTCCTCCTCGACGCCGGCTTCGGCGCCCCGTAGGCGCCGGATGAGCCCGTCAGGCCGCCGGGGAAACGGCGCCAGGAAGAGACCCGGCGGCGCCCCGGGCCACGAGTACAGCGGCATTCCGGCCTGGATCATGGCGATGGCGGCCATCGGCGCGTTGTTCGTCCTGCTGCCGCTGGCGGCCATGGTGGCCAAGGTCAACTGGCCCCAGTTCATTCCGTTGGTCACCTCCGACGCGTCCTTCACGGCCCTCGGGCTCAGCCTCCGTACGGCCGCGGCGAGCACAGTACTGTGTGTGCTGCTCGGGGTGCCGCTGGCAATGGTGCTGGCCCGCGGTCACTTCCGCGGGCAATCGTTGCTGCGCTCCTTCGTGCTGCTGCCGCTGGTCCTGCCGCCCGTGGTGGGCGGCATCGCGCTGCTGTATACCTTCGGCCGGCAGGGCCTTCTGGGCCGGACTTTGGACGTCGCGGGGATCCAGATCGCGTTTTCGACGACGGCGGTGGTGCTCGCCCAGGCCTTCGTCGCGCTGC from Arthrobacter sp. PAMC25564 encodes:
- a CDS encoding DUF4031 domain-containing protein is translated as MAIYVDPPLWPAHGTRFSHLISDTSIQELHDFAAAAGIPERAFDGDHYDVAEARYGALVAAGAVPVEGRTLVRKLIASGLRIPARQRSKALKLPLLNRWNDALPAHDALFLDLLDRWGEEHRRYHGRTHLLAVLEALDLLTHPAAPPRPVLLAAWFHDAVYRGIAGEDEEESARLAEDALARAGLPDAEVDEVARLVRLTADHCPGPDDDAGALLSDADLSVLGGAPEAYARYRAAVREDFAHIGDDDFAAGRAAVVRQLLRLDPLFHTSRGRELWLEAARRNLRGELM
- the modA gene encoding molybdate ABC transporter substrate-binding protein is translated as MRFSAALLLSAVLAACLGGCASGTPAAPGSSALGSSTPAATGGSGAPGLSGSITVFAAASLKPTFTRLASDFEARNPGTKVTLSFAGSSDLVTQLTQGAPADVFASADTRNMARLSDASLVEGSSQDFATNVLTIAVPPANPASIGSFADLARPGVKVVTCASQVPCGAAAQTVQKASGITLKPVSEESSVTDVLGKVTSGEADAGLVYVTDVKAAGDKVKGIPFPESAQAVNSYPIAAVRTSRNKGLAAAFIAAVTGSEGRKVLLDAGFGAP
- a CDS encoding TOBE domain-containing protein; translated protein: MPNIRVSEAARFLGVSDDTVRRWIENGSLSALKDGAGRLAVDGLELARLARQQAQLPDDPAQVGSSARNRFVGLVTAITADTVMAQVELQCGPFRVVSLMSSEAVRELGLELGSVATAVVKATTVIIETSKGKSVL
- a CDS encoding MBL fold metallo-hydrolase, which encodes MDSLIHSLRDITIRRISVSEMDNNVYLLTAKQSGAQLLIDAADDLPAIQGLLSDAAADTSATPELALIATTHQHWDHVRALPGLVEATGAKTAAGTEDAPELPVPVDVLLGHGDIRSFDGFKVTAVHLRGHTPGSVALVYQDPEGPTHIFSGDSLFPGGVGNTQKDPERFAQLITDVTERLFAVYPDDTVVHPGHGKPTTLGAERPHLEEWRARGW
- a CDS encoding YceI family protein: MTLPEGLTPGVWTLDMSHSEVGFSVRHAGISKVRGRFNEATAEARVRDSLADASLHATIKTASFDSGDANRDGHVRGPDFFDVEKYPDMTFRATAIRGDGEDYVLTGDLTIRDTTKPVDLEVEFTGVAVDPFGATRAGFSAEAEISRKEFGLTWNAALAAGGLLVGDKVKINVEAALVKQEA
- a CDS encoding YccF domain-containing protein, with product MKTLLNLIWLLFGGLWLALGYFVAGVVCCLLVVTIPWGLASFRIASYALWPFGRTVVDRPGGTGLFALLGNVIWLLVAGIWIAIGHIVTAFAMALTVVGIPLAIANLKLIPVSLMPLGKQIVPSNSPFVTGYRKS
- a CDS encoding phosphoribosylanthranilate isomerase; amino-acid sequence: MFVKVCGLSTPESVRIAVGSGADAVGFVLTASPREVTPAQVRELLDQVPAGLPAVGVFRHETAVAAVAVAREAGLSWVQLHGGRTPADVQAVHDAGMKVIRAVTMSAPPEAFGSWGEELLLIDAAVPGSGEAWDYGSVRDKPLKGRSWLLAGGLDPLNVAEAAAQAGAWGVDVSSGVESSRGVKDLAKIRAFVAAAKSA
- a CDS encoding DEAD/DEAH box helicase, which codes for MTTFAALGTPKALADTLTAQGIEEPFPIQVKTLPDTLAGRDVLGRGRTGSGKTIAFAIPLVARLAEREAKHFRKPGRPMGLVLAPTRELATQINATIEPMAKAMGLNTTVIYGGISQARQEKALRAGVDIVIACPGRLEDLIRQRVLTLEAVEITILDEADHMADLGFLPVVKKLMDMTPSQGQRLLFSATLDNGVDKIVQRYLSNPLTHSVDDPQAAVTTMEHHVLVVNDQTVKKQVIVELASGAGRRMLFMRTKHHARKLAKTLTDAGIPAVDLHGNLSQNARDRNLAEFASGDVRVMVATDVAARGVHVDDVELVIHVDPPTEHKAYLHRSGRTARAGSDGTVVTLTLPEQQSDVKKLMKAAGVEVNFERVTASSPLVAELVGEMADKIDPRTRAALLAAKSNQGGGTSTGANAERKRARRTTQAAPTAGGRGGRGGRGRVGAEAPRTDLPRAERRAVAYEGQAAARNAAERVIEKNEDRMEAERAERRNARGRSTSYGTHRNDVPAAGGRAAAGRGSDGRASEGRADARGASAPRSGAPRSGAPRSGAPRTGAPRTGAPRTGAAGGGQRGGRPATGQRAAAGANSAGSKTGANTAVWSSNTGGTSGGSYAGGGNGRSGEGRPARSGGPRRASAPASNERRSR
- a CDS encoding HutD family protein: MEIIRYAELKAQPWRNGGGVTRELARHPEAVSPRDSWDWRVSIAEVSKAGGFSAFPGMERVLTVIDGDLLLLNVDRAEHPLEKYRPFRFSGDADSAGALPTGDIRDLNVITRNGAFKGYTSIIELSKKRAHPVFAGQWGILLQGQAAVSPGSAGGSAAPVELNRYDAVVGSDTATPEILGRGFLAVVSIDRVSDG
- a CDS encoding ABC transporter permease, with amino-acid sequence MAMAAIGALFVLLPLAAMVAKVNWPQFIPLVTSDASFTALGLSLRTAAASTVLCVLLGVPLAMVLARGHFRGQSLLRSFVLLPLVLPPVVGGIALLYTFGRQGLLGRTLDVAGIQIAFSTTAVVLAQAFVALPFLVVSLEGALRSAGGRYEAVAATLGARPTTVFRRVTVPLVLPGLASGAVLSFARSLGEFGATLTFAGSLQGVTRTLPLEIYLQRETDADAAVALSLLLVAVAVIVVGLAYRRPAPSRTRSAARAEHAA
- a CDS encoding SRPBCC domain-containing protein codes for the protein MSEESAAGDDLMLVIVREFRAPIAVVWSALTDPDQAPDWWGPHGFHVPRESIDTDLEVGGLYRACMIKDDTGEEHWWSGVHTDIEPPGLLMFTHAWDKPDGTRGFETEVAFRLEEVDGGSLMTFTQGPFESVESRDAHGSGWLESFERLANHLGVDA